The proteins below come from a single Oncorhynchus keta strain PuntledgeMale-10-30-2019 chromosome 32, Oket_V2, whole genome shotgun sequence genomic window:
- the LOC118365105 gene encoding zinc finger protein with KRAB and SCAN domains 7-like codes for MSLLSYSPPDKEEAIYWTEKEVKEEEEEEDVTIQNEVEGEAATVKEEEKDAFGVEEDVTVKEDEDVFGMTDEEGEITVTLEDDEEEKSGDLIKTSKYRERLDYRGHYDADEAKQSLKTLKHQQRPTGKKSHRCSDCGKDCKSSSELKIHQRVHTGEKPYCCSNCGKLFSRSNSLKVHLRIHTGEKSHCCSDCGKRCKDSSELKIHQRVHTGEKLHHCSDCGKSFSTSDFEAQPDITPKNTHRREIL; via the exons ATGAGCCTACTAAGCTATTCTCCTCCTGATAAAGAAGAGGCGATCTACTGGACGGAGAAAGaagtgaaagaggaggaagaagaggaggatgttacAATACAAAAtgaagtagagggtgaggctgctaccgtgaaagaagaagagaaagacgcCTTCGGAGTGGAGGAGGATGTTACTGTGAAAGAAGATGAAGACGTTTTTGGAATGACGGATGAAGAGGGGGAGATTACTGTCACATTAGAGGACGACGAAGAAGAGAAGTCTGGAGATCTGATTAAGACCAGTAAATACA gagagagactggactATCGTGGACATTATGATGCTGACGAGGCAAAGCAGAGTCTCAAGACTCTGAAACACCAGCAGAGACCCACAGGAAAGAAATCTCAccgctgctctgactgtgggaaagaTTGCAAATCTTCATCAGAACTTAAAATACACCAGCGAGTACACACCGGAGAGAAACCTTACTGCTGCTCCAACTGCGGGAAACTTTTCTCAAGATCAAATTCACTAAAAGTACACCTGAGaattcacactggagagaaatctcactgctgctctgactgtgggaaacgTTGCAAAGATTCATCAGAACTTAAAATACATCAGCGagtacacacaggggagaagcttCACCACTGTTCAGATTGTGGGAAAAGCTTTTCAACATCAGACTTTGAAGct CAACCTGATATCACAccaaagaacacacacaggagagaaatcttatag
- the LOC118365124 gene encoding zinc finger protein 239-like isoform X1: MSSLNYSPPDKEEVCWAEKEGLVKEEDEEKDVTIQTQAVTVKEEEKDVSVKEEEDAFRVKEEDDVTVKEEEEEEMTVTLEEGEEVGDLVNTRERQDYRGSSVEPQQHHDADEAEKSLSRSELLKKHQRVHTGEKSYCCSDCGKRFNSSVKLKIHQRIHTEEKPFGCTQCGKSFVSSSKLKRHQRTHTGEKPYSCDQCGKKFTTFSYLTIHQRTHTGEKSYTCNQCVSSFTQLNSLIAHQRTHTGEKRYSCDQCGKSFTKSSYLPIHQRTHTGEKPYICAQCGKRFARSSYLTIHQRTHTVEKYFGCDQCEKRFTRFSYLTIHQRTHTGDKPYSCDQCGKSFGTSGCLTEHQRTHTGQSLYSCNQCEKKNL; encoded by the exons ATGAGTTCACTAAACTACTCTCCTCCTGATAAAGAAGAGGTCTGCTGGGCGGAGAAAGAAGGTCTTGTGAAAGAGGAGGACGAAGAGAAGGATGTTACAATACAAACACAAGCTGTTActgtgaaagaagaagagaaagacgtttcagtgaaagaagaggaagacgcgttcagagtgaaagaggaggatgatgttacagtaaaagaagaggaggaggaggagatgactgtcacattggaggaaggagaggaggttggagaTCTAGTTAACACCA gagagagacaagactatcgtggatcctctgTGGAGCCTCAACAACACCATGATGCTGATGAGGCAGAGAAaagtctctccagatcagaactcCTCAAGAAACACCAGCgagtacacacaggagagaaatcttactgctgctctgactgtgggaaaagaTTCAACTCTTCAGTAAAACTTAAAATACATCAAAGAATCCACACTGAAGAAAAACCTTTTGGCTgtactcaatgtgggaagagttttgttagTTCTAGTAAACTGAAGagacaccagagaacacacacaggagagaaaccttatagctgtgatcaatgtgggaagaaatttactacatttagctatctaactatacaccagagaacacacacaggagagaaatcttataCCTGTAATCAATGTGTAAGTAGTTTTACTCAGCTAAACAGCCTAATAGCACACCAgcggacacacacaggagagaaacgttatagctgtgatcagtgtgggaaaAGTTTTACTAAATCTAGCTATCTACcgatacaccagagaacacacaccggAGAGAAACCTTATATCTGTGCTCAATGTGGGAAAAGATTTGCCAGATCAAGCTATCTAactatacaccagagaacacacacagtagagaAATATTTTGGCTGTGATCAATGTGAGAAGAGATTTACCAGATTTAGCTATCTAactatacaccagagaacacacacaggagataaaccatatagctgtgatcaatgtgggaagagtttcggTACATCTGGCTGTCTGacagaacaccagagaacacacacaggacagagtctttatagctgtaatcaatgtgAGAAGAAAAATCTGTGA
- the LOC118365124 gene encoding zinc finger protein 239-like isoform X2, with translation MTVTLEEGEEVGDLVNTRERQDYRGSSVEPQQHHDADEAEKSLSRSELLKKHQRVHTGEKSYCCSDCGKRFNSSVKLKIHQRIHTEEKPFGCTQCGKSFVSSSKLKRHQRTHTGEKPYSCDQCGKKFTTFSYLTIHQRTHTGEKSYTCNQCVSSFTQLNSLIAHQRTHTGEKRYSCDQCGKSFTKSSYLPIHQRTHTGEKPYICAQCGKRFARSSYLTIHQRTHTVEKYFGCDQCEKRFTRFSYLTIHQRTHTGDKPYSCDQCGKSFGTSGCLTEHQRTHTGQSLYSCNQCEKKNL, from the exons atgactgtcacattggaggaaggagaggaggttggagaTCTAGTTAACACCA gagagagacaagactatcgtggatcctctgTGGAGCCTCAACAACACCATGATGCTGATGAGGCAGAGAAaagtctctccagatcagaactcCTCAAGAAACACCAGCgagtacacacaggagagaaatcttactgctgctctgactgtgggaaaagaTTCAACTCTTCAGTAAAACTTAAAATACATCAAAGAATCCACACTGAAGAAAAACCTTTTGGCTgtactcaatgtgggaagagttttgttagTTCTAGTAAACTGAAGagacaccagagaacacacacaggagagaaaccttatagctgtgatcaatgtgggaagaaatttactacatttagctatctaactatacaccagagaacacacacaggagagaaatcttataCCTGTAATCAATGTGTAAGTAGTTTTACTCAGCTAAACAGCCTAATAGCACACCAgcggacacacacaggagagaaacgttatagctgtgatcagtgtgggaaaAGTTTTACTAAATCTAGCTATCTACcgatacaccagagaacacacaccggAGAGAAACCTTATATCTGTGCTCAATGTGGGAAAAGATTTGCCAGATCAAGCTATCTAactatacaccagagaacacacacagtagagaAATATTTTGGCTGTGATCAATGTGAGAAGAGATTTACCAGATTTAGCTATCTAactatacaccagagaacacacacaggagataaaccatatagctgtgatcaatgtgggaagagtttcggTACATCTGGCTGTCTGacagaacaccagagaacacacacaggacagagtctttatagctgtaatcaatgtgAGAAGAAAAATCTGTGA